From a single Phocoena sinus isolate mPhoSin1 chromosome 1, mPhoSin1.pri, whole genome shotgun sequence genomic region:
- the NPPB gene encoding natriuretic peptides B isoform X3: protein MDPQTTLPRALMLLLFLHLSLPRCRSYPLGGPGPASELRGIQELLGRLRGRVLELQAEKMDLDPLQQGHILAEAWETRAAAPAGLLGPGNSVLQALWGIRSPRMKRDSGCFGRRLDRIGSLSGLGCNVLRRY, encoded by the exons ATGGACCCCCAGACGACGCTGCCCCGGGCGCTCATGCTCCTTCTGTTTTTGCACCTGTCGCTGCCACGCTGTCGTTCCTACCCGCTAGGTGGCCCCGGCCCAGCCTCGGAACTGCGCGGGATACAG GAACTGCTGGGCCGTCTACGAGGCAGGGTGTTGGAGCTGCAGGCCGAGAAGATGGACCTGGACCCCCTTCAGCAGGGCCACATCCTCGCAGAAGCCTGGGAGACCCGGGCGGCCGCCCCCGCGGGGCTCCTCGGGCCCGGCAACAGCGTCCTCCAGGCCCTGTGGGGAATACGCAGCCCCAGGATGAAGCGCGACTCCGGCTGCTTTGGGCGGAGGCTGGACCGGATCGGCTCCCTCAGCGGCCTGGGCTGCAACG TGCTGAGGAGGTATTAA
- the NPPB gene encoding natriuretic peptides B isoform X1: MDPQTTLPRALMLLLFLHLSLPRCRSYPLGGPGPASELRGIQVSAAELRKPGSPGGHRQQQLTGPHLPPPTVPRDPHPPLGISDKRVRKRRGWGRGPPSPRRSVCLGAIESGWAQVRVPKAPPPPPIAGTAGPSTRQGVGAAGREDGPGPPSAGPHPRRSLGDPGGRPRGAPRARQQRPPGPVGNTQPQDEARLRLLWAEAGPDRLPQRPGLQRAEEVLREGPGCIWFSLNPLLPFEATPIYFYLFIYLFVCFI; the protein is encoded by the exons ATGGACCCCCAGACGACGCTGCCCCGGGCGCTCATGCTCCTTCTGTTTTTGCACCTGTCGCTGCCACGCTGTCGTTCCTACCCGCTAGGTGGCCCCGGCCCAGCCTCGGAACTGCGCGGGATACAGGTGAGCGCTGCCGAACTGCGTAAACCCGGCTCGCCGGGAGGGCACCGACAGCAGCAATTAACGGGTCCCCACCTACCGCCACCCACAGTCCCAAGAgatccccaccctcccctgggAATTAGTGATAAGAGAGTGAGAAAGCGgcgaggctgggggcggggaccCCCGTCCCCAAGGCGGTCGGTTTGCCTTGGCGCCATcgagagcggctgggcccaggtGCGGGTTCCTAAGGCTCCGCCTCCCCCACCCATCGCAGGAACTGCTGGGCCGTCTACGAGGCAGGGTGTTGGAGCTGCAGGCCGAGAAGATGGACCTGGACCCCCTTCAGCAGGGCCACATCCTCGCAGAAGCCTGGGAGACCCGGGCGGCCGCCCCCGCGGGGCTCCTCGGGCCCGGCAACAGCGTCCTCCAGGCCCTGTGGGGAATACGCAGCCCCAGGATGAAGCGCGACTCCGGCTGCTTTGGGCGGAGGCTGGACCGGATCGGCTCCCTCAGCGGCCTGGGCTGCAACG TGCTGAGGAGGTATTAAGAGAAGGTCCTGGCTGCATCTGGTTCTCCCTCAACCCCCTGCTCCCCTTTGAAGCAActcctatttatttttacttatttatttatttatttgtttgttttatatga
- the NPPB gene encoding natriuretic peptides B isoform X2: protein MDPQTTLPRALMLLLFLHLSLPRCRSYPLGGPGPASELRGIQELLGRLRGRVLELQAEKMDLDPLQQGHILAEAWETRAAAPAGLLGPGNSVLQALWGIRSPRMKRDSGCFGRRLDRIGSLSGLGCNGEHPPPIPTACRLSGFEVSGPNFEQRTPGYHSFLPSVLRVKERLSGNIKF from the exons ATGGACCCCCAGACGACGCTGCCCCGGGCGCTCATGCTCCTTCTGTTTTTGCACCTGTCGCTGCCACGCTGTCGTTCCTACCCGCTAGGTGGCCCCGGCCCAGCCTCGGAACTGCGCGGGATACAG GAACTGCTGGGCCGTCTACGAGGCAGGGTGTTGGAGCTGCAGGCCGAGAAGATGGACCTGGACCCCCTTCAGCAGGGCCACATCCTCGCAGAAGCCTGGGAGACCCGGGCGGCCGCCCCCGCGGGGCTCCTCGGGCCCGGCAACAGCGTCCTCCAGGCCCTGTGGGGAATACGCAGCCCCAGGATGAAGCGCGACTCCGGCTGCTTTGGGCGGAGGCTGGACCGGATCGGCTCCCTCAGCGGCCTGGGCTGCAACGGTGAGCACCCACCCCCCATTCCCACCGCGTGCCGCCTTTCTGGGTTTGAAGTCTCGGGACCAAACTTTGAGCAAAGGACACCTGGATATCACTCTTTCTTGCCATCAGTCCTCAGGGTCAAGGAGCGCCTTTCTGGAAACATTAAATTTTGA